From the genome of Desulfovibrio sp. JY:
CCTCTTGGTACGGGGAAAGAATGGCAATACCGAGACCCCTGTGGACATCCTGAAAAAGCGCTATGCCAGGGGAGAACTCAGTAAAGAGGAGTATGAAAGACTTCGTAAAGACATCGAGGACTAAGACCTTTGGCCACGTGCTGTTGTATCGCTTGCGTGAACCGAAGAACTCGTCCATTAACCGATAAACCGAACAACATGCCACCAGTGGAGACCTCCTCACGATTATTGCAATGCGTAAGGTGCGACCATGTCACATGAGTACGAAGTTGAGGAATTGAAGAAGGATCCGCTCCTCGAAGAACATACCGTGATAAACGGTAAATGGGAAATCCTTGGCCACATCGCCACAGGCGGAAAAGGCGAAGTCTACTTGGCGAACCAAGTCAATTTGGATCGCAAGGTTGCACTTAAAATTATGTCCAGAGCGTTTCTAGAAAGTCTGGAGGGCAATGAGGAGGAATTAAAGGCTGAATTGGATCGCTTTCGGCGCGAGGTCAAAGTCATGGCCCGGCTTCGCCATGCCAACGTGCTTCAAGTTTTCGATTTCGATCATGTGATTATCGACGGAAACCCGCTCGATTATATCGCCATGGAATACGTTCCGGGCTCGACGCTCAAGCTGACCATGCCCGAAGAGGGGTTTGGCGACGATGAAAACCGCATCAAGCACTGGATCAGGCAGTATTTCATCTCAGTTTTGGACGGGGTAGAAGCCATTCACGCCGCAGGTATCATTCATCGGGACCTCAAGCCGACCAATGTGCTCCTGGACGATGAAGTTCCCAAAATCGCCGATTTTGGCTTGGCCGGAGGAAATTTCGCGGACGATATCACCCGGACGCATCATATCCTCGGTACCATGCCTTACATGCCCGAGGAACAGTTCATGGATTTGGCCATGACCGATGCACGGGCCGACGTCTACGCCCTCGGGAAGATCCTTTATGAAGCCGTCATCGGTAAACTGAACCGGGATAACAGCCCACCGTTCAAGACAGCGTCCCTGCCTTCTCCACAGACGCCATTCATGAAGCATCTGGATAGACTGATCCAGCAAGCCACGGCGAAAGACAAGAATATACGAACCCCATCGGTCAAAGTTTTGCGTGCAAGTTTGCGGGAGCTTATCGGCGAGCAAGGACAGGAGCTTCCAAGAAGAACAGGCGTACGGATCTGGATTGGGGCGACGGTTCTACTCCTTCTCTGCCTGGGGGCCGGACTTTGGTATCATTTCGCGGCGATGCAGCCGTCGAATGAGGGGCCGTCACCTGCCTTCGTTTCCATGAAGTCGATTCCCGGGACGCAAGGAATGACTGTCCAACAAGAACCTCCGATATTTAAAAAGGGAAAACCGCTTCCGAAAATTCTCCTGGGACTGGACGAGGCGAATCTGCGCCTTATTCCGGGAACGAGTGCTCCAGCTCCGTTCTATATAGGAGAAACCCAGGTCACCAACCATCAATTTGTCGAATTTTTGCGCAAAGTCCAAAATATCAGCGTGCAAGATGGCGCTGTTATGCATGACGGTGAAATATGGCTTCTTCTTGGAGAAGTGTTGGAAGGTTACGAGCCGATCATGTACCATGATGGTAACTTTGTTATGTCTCCAACAGCCGCCTCGAATCCTGTCGTTCGTGTCACCGCCTTTGGCGCGGCAGCGTATGCCCGGTTTTATGGGCGTACATTGCCGAAAAAATCGCAATGGGAATATGCAAAAAAAGAAGGAGACAGGATTGCCGGAGCTTCTTCGGGCGGCACAGCGAATCCTGTCGCAAGGCGGATTGCACCGACCACCGATGCAGCAAAAAGAACGTTGTTCCCGGTGGGGGATTTGCAGCCTGATACATTAGGCGTGCGTGGACTGGGGCAAAATGTACGAGAGTGGGTCACTGTCACCGGGCAAGCGGGTGATCTTGAGTACCATATCGTCGGCTTGGAACAGGAAACAAATGTGCCGGAGACGCATTACAGACGCCAGCCCTGGGAGGCGTTTGCCGATGTTGGTTTTCGTACGGCCGTGACACCGCGTTGGCACGATTGAACGGTCAATCAGGGAGATGGCGTGGAAGTTTTTGCTGCGACCGATATAGGCCTCACGCGGAAGCGGAATGAAGACCGTTATCTCGTGATGCATCTGCAAAGTGGGGGGCTGCTGGCGGCCGTGGCCGACGGCATGGGTGGCGAGGCGAGCGGGGACAAGGCAGCCCAAGTCGCCGTGGATATCCTCAAGCAACAAAGCAGCCTGCCTGAGCCCATAGATGTCAGTCTGGCGTCAGTTCTCAAGGAGGCCGATGCCGCAATCGTTCGGTTGGTTGTCGCGAATCCAGCGTTGGAAGGAATGGGAGCGACGGTTACGAGCGCCGTTGTTGCGGATGGTAAAGTGTATTGGGCGCATGTCGGTGACAGCCGCCTTTATCTGTTGCGCAACAATATGCTCAAGCAGATTACAACCGATCATAGCTTCCTTCAGACATTTCTCGATGAAGGCACCATGACACCGGAGCAGGTCGCAAAACACCCCTTTCGCAATGTTCTCGATCAGTGCGTCGGGTGCTCGGAATGCTCGCCGGACCACGGCATTTTTGAAGCTATTCAAGGAGATTGTATTCTGCTTAGCAGTGACGGTCTTCATAGGTATGTCCCTGAAAAAGAAATCTTATCGATCCTTCGTTTGGGCGATACATCGAAAAAGTGTGTTTCAATGTTGATTGCCGCTGCGCTCAAGCACGGCGGAAATGATAATATCACTGCTCTTGTTGTTAAGATGTAGCATCCGGCTTGCAAAAAATAAAAATGCTGCAAATTTCGTAGAATGAACTATGTAGTACAAATGCAAGAGCCTGCACTTCGGATAGATATATCGAAAAATTATGCTCGCTGCTTGCACAAAGCAGCACAGGGGCCACTGGGTGGACAAGGTCCGGTGGGAAAATAGATTTTTCTCCCATACCCCCCCCCAGTTGGTTTGGCCGGGAAAGACCCCAGTGCCGTGCTATGCGTCTGCGCAGCGGTCCTCTCCTACAGGCCGTACCCGTTTCACGCAGGCGAGCGTTTCTCGTATTTTCGTCACGCGGGAAGTCTTGGCTCGCTGCATACGTTGGCAACCTACACAGGCATGGCTGGCTCATTCATATCAGCCAACATAGCCAACTTCAATTGCTTGTTCTGGCAGGGCATAAGACCACATGATTGTCATAGATACAGTTATGTAAGCCTTCTCCTGTTGTCTACTAGGTGATGTAAACACGCCATGAGGCGTTCATCGAGCTCCATGCGCTCTTCTGTGATCGCTTCCGCCAAACCGCCAAGACACTTCCCGCGTGATCAAATAGTATTAACGTGACTGTTAGCTAGCTTCCTTTTCTCACATCTTCATGCCTGTCTTTCCCTTGGCCTCGTAGGCCTTCCACTCTTCGGGACTGAGTTTGCCGTCATGATTGGTGTCAGCCTCGTCGAACTGTTTGTCGGCGTCGGGCCCCATCATTTTGTATTCGTCCTTGGTCAGGACGCCATCCTTGTTCTTGTCCATGTACTTGAAGTGGGCGTCGGGCTTGGCCGTATTCTGGGCGTGAGCCAGCGGGGCCACGGCCAGAAGGCCCAGGGCCAGGGCCGGCACGAGCGCTTTCATGATTTCCTTCATGGGATGGTCTCCTTTGCGTTGCAACGTGATGCGCTATTTGCGGGCAGCGGCGTCAAAGCCTTCCAGAGGCTCGTCCCCCGCCCGTTCCCTGGGGATATGCAGATGGAAGGCGGCTCCTTGGCCAAGTTTGCTCTCCACCGCGATGTCCCCTCCGATGTCCTTGAGGAACTTCTTTGTCGAGGCCAGGGTCAGGCCGTGGCCGCCCGGCTTCGTGCTAAAAAAAGGCAGGAATATCTTCGTCAAATGTTCCGGCGGGATGCCGCGTCCGTTGTCGCGCACTGTGAGTCGGCACATCTGCCCCTGGTGGGAAACGTCGATGGTCACGCTGCCCCCGGAGGACGAGGCCTCGATGGCGTTTTTCACCAGGGCGTCAAGGATCCCGCCAAAATCCTCGGACACGGCGCGGGTGCGGCATCCCGATGGCCCCGTGGCAGCCGTCAGCCCGACGCCGGCCTTGCGCGCCGTCTCCTGAAGCCGGGCCACGCTTTTTTCCGCCAGTTCGCCCAGGTCGAGGGAGATGGGGGAAAGTTGGGTCGTTGGCACAAAGCGCATCAGGGCATAGAGCAGATGATCCAACCGGTCGATTTCACCCAGGATATCGGCTCGAGGCTCAGGTGTCGCGAAACAGTTCTCCGTGCGGGAGAGCCGGCGCAGGGAAGCGGCCACGTCCTGCACCTCCAGGCCGATGGCCGAGGCGGCCCGCCCGAGCAAGGCCATCTTCTCGGCCGCGAGCTTTCGTTCCTGCTCCCTGGCCCGTCGGTCCTCCACCCAGCCCACCATCAAAGCCACCACGTTGAACATGAGAAGCTGGGCCACCACCGTGTACGGCGTGTCGTGGACCATTTTGCCGGCCAGGATGGGCGGCAGGTACAACAGCGTGATGCACAAAGAGGTGGCCAGGGCCACACGCAGACCGAACCAGAAGCCGGCCAGCAGAATGGGGATGAAATAGAGTTCGCGATGCAGCAGGTGCACGGCGGGATGGCCTCCGGCCGTGCCGTAGTGCAGAGCCGTAATGACGGCCACCAGCAAGGCAAGGGTGATTATTTTTGCGCGCATGGCTTCAATCTTCCTCGTCTGCCCCGTTGGTTTCAGCTCGGGGAGGGCTCCGCTTTTTGAGGTTGCGCTCCTCCACCCAGCAATAAAGGATGGGAACGATGAACACGGACAGGATGGCGATGGTCATGCCGCCAAAAGACGGAATGGCCATGGGCACCATGATGTCCGCGCCCCGTCCCCGGGAGGTGAGAATCGGCAGCAACGCCAGGATGGTGGTGGCTGCGGTCATAAGCGCCGGCCGAATGCGTCGTTTGGCCCCTTCCAGCACGGCCAGGCGCACCTCGGCCACGGATTCGTGCCGGTGTCCGGTCAGGCTCTGGTCCAGGTAGGTGGCCATGAGCACGCCATCGTCGGCGGCGATGCCGAAAAGCGCCAGGAATCCCACCCAGATGGCGACACTGAGGTTGATGGGGCGCACCTGGAAGAGTTCCCGCATGGACGTGCCGAACACATGGAAATTGAGGAACCAGTCCTGACCGTAGAACCAGATCATGAGAAAACCGCCCGACCAGGCCACCAGGATGCCCGAAAAGACGAACAAAGCCGTGCGTGTGGAGCGGAACTGGAAATAGAGGATGAGGAAGATGACGGCGAGCGACAAAGGCAGAACGATGGAGAGGCGTTTCTGGGCCCGAATCTGGTTTTCGTAATTACCGGCGAACACGTAAGACACGCCGGAGGGAAGATTCAACTCGCCGGTCTGGCGCATGTGATCGAGGTAGGCCTTGGCCTGCTCCACCACGTCCACCTCGGCGAAACCGGGTTTCTTGTCGAAGAGCACATAACCGGTCAGGAACGTGTCCTCGCTTTTGATCACCTGGGGGCCGCGCACGTAGCGGATCGAGGCAAGTTGCTCGAGGGGGATCTCCTGGCCGCCCGGAGCGGAGACCAGGATTTTTTTCAGGTCCGGGAAATCGTCGCGAAGCTCCCGCATGTAGCGCACCCGCACCGGATAGCGTTCCCGCCCTTCCACGGTGGAGGTCAGGGGCATGCCGCCGATGGCCGTCTGGATGACGTCTTGTACCTGACCGATCATGATGCCGTAGCGGGAGATGGCATCGCGGTCGATGACGATCTCCAGGTAGGGCTTGCCCACGATGCGGTCGGCGATGACCGCGTCGGCGGCCACGGAGGGCACCTGCTTGAGCAGGCGTTCGATCTGCAGGCCCACGCCCTCGATGGCTTCGAGGTTGGGGCCGTGGATCTTGATGCCCATGGGGGCGCGCATGCCGGACTGGAGCATGACCAGGCGGGCGGCGATGGGCTGGAGCTTGGGAGCCGAGGTCATGCCGGGGACGCGGGCGGCGGCGACGATGGCCTCCCAGATGTCGTTTGGCGTCTTGACGCCCGGCCAAGCCTTGCGGTTGGGATTGAGCTGCGGGTCGAGGGCCGGCCGCCAGAGGCGAAACGGCCTGCCGCCTTCTTCCGGGATGAGTTTCCCGGCCGCGTCGCGCACGAAGGTGCCGTGGACGAGATACGGCAGGCCGTCCGGCCCGGACTGGGGACGGCCCTCCACGCTACGAAAATAATCCACCCGATCGGGGTCGAACTTGAACTGGAGTCGGTTGCCCGAGGCGTCCTCCAGGTATTCGGGCTTATAATTGATGACCGTCTCGATCATGGAGATGGGCGCCGGGTCCAGGGGCGTTTCGGCCCGGCCGAGCTTGCCCACGGCCATTTCCACTTCCGGCAGGGCCAGGATGGATTTATCCTGCATGGCCAGCATGGTCTCGACCTCGGACAGGGCGGCATGGGGCATGGTGGTCGGCATGTACAGGAACGCCCCTTCGTCCAAGGGCGGCATGAATTCCTTGCCGAGCCCCGGGAAAATCCGGGCCAGGGCCGCGCCCGGCCCCGAGAGCCGGAGCGGCTCGGGCAGCCAGCCGAACACCGTGGGGAAGCCCATCCAGGTGACGGCTCCCAGAATGACCACGGCGGCCGGCAGCAGGAGGAAGGTCCGCTTGTGGTGCAAAAAAACGGCCAAAAGCAGCGGATAAACGTGCTGGAAGGCCTGGAAGCACAGCATGATGCCAAGGATCACCCCGGCGGTGAAAAGCACATTGAGGAAGGTTCCCTTTTCAGGTCCCAGCGGCAGCCAGTGTTCGGCCAGGACCGTGGTCACGGCCAGCACGACGATGGCGTTGTCCAGAATGCGCAGGACCTTGCCCAGGCGCGGCAGGCGGTCTTCCAGGACGAGACGTGCGGCCAGGTAGAAAAAGAGCAACCCCACCCACCATTTGACGACGACGAGCGCGGCCAGCCCCACGGCGGCGAAAACGGCCGGCCAGGCCAGACGCCGGGCCAGCGGCCGTTTGCCGGCCGGCCTGGCATGCCGGAACAGAACATGGGCCAGCACCGGCAGCACGGTCACGGCCACCACGATGGAGGCGAGCAGGGCGTAGGTCTTGGTGAAGGCCAGGGGCTTGAAGAGCTTGCCCTCGGCCCCTTGCATGGAAAAGACCGGCAAGAAGCTGATGATGGTCATGGACACGGCCGTCAGCACCGCCCCGCCGACCTCGGCGGCAGCCCGCGCAACCAGGTCCAGCTTGTCGGCCCCGGGCGGGGCTTCGTCGAAATGCTTGAGGATGTTCTCGCAAACGATGATGCCGACGTCGACCATGACGCCGATGGCGATGGCGATGCCGGAAAGGGCCACGATGTTGGCGTCGACCCCGGTCAGCTTCATGGCGATGAAGGTCATGAGGATGGCCAGGGGAAGCAGCGAGGAGATGACCAGGGAACTGGCCAGGTGCATGACCGAGACCACCACCACGATGACCGCCACCAGGGTCTCTTCCACCAGGGCGCTGTTCAAGGTGCCAAGTGTCTCGTGGATAAGCCCGGTGCGGTCGTAAAACGGCACGATGGTCACCTTGCTGACCCGGCCGTCGGGCAGGACCTTGGACGGCAGGCCCGGGGTGATCTCCGCGATCTTCTCCTTGACGTTCTTGATGGTGGTGAGCGGATTGGCCCCGTAACGCACCACCGCCACGCCGCCGACGGCCTCGCTGCCGCCCTTGTCCAGCGCTCCCCGGCGCAGGGCCGGCCCCTCGTGGACATGGGCCACGTCCCGCAGGCGGATGGGCTTGTTGTCGCGAGCGGTGACGACGGAATTTTCCAGGTCTTTTACGCCCTTTAAAAAGCCGATGCCCCGGATCACGTATTCCGCGCCGTTGCGTTCGATGGTGCGCGCCCCGACGTCGAGGTTGGACATGCGCACCGCCCCGAGCACGGCCTCCAGGCTCACCCCGGCGGCGCGCAACGCGTCGGGGTCCACGTCCACCTGGTACTCCTTGACGTAGCCGCCAACCGAGGCCGCCTCGCTCACCCCTTCGGCCGAGGCCAGGGCGTAGCGCACGTACCAGTCCTGGATGGAGCGCAGCTCGGCCGGGTCCCAGCCCCCGGCGGGATTGCCGTCCTTGTCCCGGCCTTCCAGGGTGTACCAGAAGATCTGGCCCAAGGCCGTGGCGTCCGGTCCGAGCATGGGGGTGACGCCCGTGGGCAGGGTGCCGGGCGGCAGGCTGGAGAGTTTTTCCAGCAGCCGCGAGCGCGACCAGTAGAACTCCACGGAATCCTGGAAGATGACGTAGATGCTGGAAAAGCCGAACATGGAGAAGCTGCGCACGGTCTTGACGCCCGGGATGCCGAGCAGGGCCACGGTCAGCGGGTAGGTGATCTGGTCCTCCACGTCCTGGGGGGAACGCCCCGACCATTGGGTGAAGACGATCTGCTGGTTTTCGCCGATGTCCGGAATGGCGTCCACGGGCACCGGATTGCGCGGCACGCCGAGCAGATCCCAGTCAAACGGGGCCACCATAGCGCCCCAGGCCACAACGAGGACGACGAAGAGCAGCACCGGCAGCCGGTTATGCAGACAAAGACGAATGATCCGTTCCATGAGGCCGGGACGGTCGTCCGGACGAGGCGGCATGGGCGTCGTGGTCATGGCCTACTTTCCCGGGGCGATCTGCCCTTTGACCTCGCCGCAATCGCCCATTTCCGGCCCGAGGTAGGGGTTCTTCACGGTCTTGTCCGGGGAAATCCAGGTCGCGCCCTGGCCGTCGAAGGCCATGGGGCAATAGATTTCGAAGTACGGTCCCTTGGCCGCGCCCAAATGAGCCAGGGCCTGGGTCAGCCCCTTGGAGAACGGCTTGAAGCCCTTGCGGACGCCTTCCAGGTCCTTTGCCTTGGCCATCTCGGCCAGGCCCGCGTCGATATCGGTCTTGTCCGCCATCCAGGCCTTATGGGCGTCTCCGGACAGGGCTTCCATGGGCACGGCCGGCACGGCCTTGCCCAACTCCTGGACCGCCGCCCGTGATTTGACCAGATCATTTCGGGCCAGGGCCAGTTGCAGCTTCGTGTAGGCGGCCATGACCGTGTCGAACGCCTTACGGAAGGCCGGTGGGGCCTCGATCACGGCTTTCGGCGCTTGGGGCGCGGCTGCCGGGAGGGGCGGCGGAGGGGTTCCGGTCGACGACACGTTTTCCTGTGTCGTCCCCGACGCCTTGGTAGCGCCATGCGTCATGGGCAAGGGGAACATGTCCATGGTCCGTTTCCAGTCGGCGGCCAGTTCCGCCAGACGGCGCTTGACTTCGTCCAGGGAGACAGACTCTCCCCCGACCACGGCATCGTTGCCGAGCAGCATGGACAGCTCCGACCACATGCCGGCAGCAGGACCGGTGAGAGAACGCGGGTCGACCTCCAACACGGCCTGCTTGAAGTCGCCGAAGGCCTCCTTGGCCTTGGCCAGATCGCCGGAGGCCGTCGCCTTGCCCAGTGCGTCGTAGGCCGCGCCCACGGGCGCAAGTTGCTCCAGGAAGGCCGGCACAACGGTCGCAGCCGCCTTAGCCTCGCCCTGCGCCGGTTGCATGCCGCCGGCCGCGCCGCCTTCGGGATTCATCATGCTCGGCTTGGCCTCAATCTGGGCCGCGCTGTCGATCATGAAACTTCCCCGGGTCACCACCCGCTCGCCTTCCGGCAGGCCGTTTTGCACCACGTAATAGGCTCCGGCCCGGGGGCCGAGCACGACCTCCCGGCCGGTAAAGACGCCCTCCTTGCCGGGGTCGGCCACGTAGACTACCGCCCGCTTGCCCGTGACCAGGGGCGCGGATTCGGGAATGACCAGGGGCTGTTGTCCACGCGCCGCCGGAGTCTGCTGCAGGCCGTGGACCAGCATGCCGGGCTTGAGCGCGCCATCGGGATTGGGGACTTCCAGGCGTACCCGCACGGTGCGGGTCGTGTTGTTGAGGAA
Proteins encoded in this window:
- a CDS encoding protein kinase — protein: MSHEYEVEELKKDPLLEEHTVINGKWEILGHIATGGKGEVYLANQVNLDRKVALKIMSRAFLESLEGNEEELKAELDRFRREVKVMARLRHANVLQVFDFDHVIIDGNPLDYIAMEYVPGSTLKLTMPEEGFGDDENRIKHWIRQYFISVLDGVEAIHAAGIIHRDLKPTNVLLDDEVPKIADFGLAGGNFADDITRTHHILGTMPYMPEEQFMDLAMTDARADVYALGKILYEAVIGKLNRDNSPPFKTASLPSPQTPFMKHLDRLIQQATAKDKNIRTPSVKVLRASLRELIGEQGQELPRRTGVRIWIGATVLLLLCLGAGLWYHFAAMQPSNEGPSPAFVSMKSIPGTQGMTVQQEPPIFKKGKPLPKILLGLDEANLRLIPGTSAPAPFYIGETQVTNHQFVEFLRKVQNISVQDGAVMHDGEIWLLLGEVLEGYEPIMYHDGNFVMSPTAASNPVVRVTAFGAAAYARFYGRTLPKKSQWEYAKKEGDRIAGASSGGTANPVARRIAPTTDAAKRTLFPVGDLQPDTLGVRGLGQNVREWVTVTGQAGDLEYHIVGLEQETNVPETHYRRQPWEAFADVGFRTAVTPRWHD
- a CDS encoding protein phosphatase 2C domain-containing protein; its protein translation is MEVFAATDIGLTRKRNEDRYLVMHLQSGGLLAAVADGMGGEASGDKAAQVAVDILKQQSSLPEPIDVSLASVLKEADAAIVRLVVANPALEGMGATVTSAVVADGKVYWAHVGDSRLYLLRNNMLKQITTDHSFLQTFLDEGTMTPEQVAKHPFRNVLDQCVGCSECSPDHGIFEAIQGDCILLSSDGLHRYVPEKEILSILRLGDTSKKCVSMLIAAALKHGGNDNITALVVKM
- a CDS encoding calcium-binding protein yields the protein MKEIMKALVPALALGLLAVAPLAHAQNTAKPDAHFKYMDKNKDGVLTKDEYKMMGPDADKQFDEADTNHDGKLSPEEWKAYEAKGKTGMKM
- a CDS encoding histidine kinase; this encodes MRAKIITLALLVAVITALHYGTAGGHPAVHLLHRELYFIPILLAGFWFGLRVALATSLCITLLYLPPILAGKMVHDTPYTVVAQLLMFNVVALMVGWVEDRRAREQERKLAAEKMALLGRAASAIGLEVQDVAASLRRLSRTENCFATPEPRADILGEIDRLDHLLYALMRFVPTTQLSPISLDLGELAEKSVARLQETARKAGVGLTAATGPSGCRTRAVSEDFGGILDALVKNAIEASSSGGSVTIDVSHQGQMCRLTVRDNGRGIPPEHLTKIFLPFFSTKPGGHGLTLASTKKFLKDIGGDIAVESKLGQGAAFHLHIPRERAGDEPLEGFDAAARK
- a CDS encoding efflux RND transporter permease subunit, giving the protein MPPRPDDRPGLMERIIRLCLHNRLPVLLFVVLVVAWGAMVAPFDWDLLGVPRNPVPVDAIPDIGENQQIVFTQWSGRSPQDVEDQITYPLTVALLGIPGVKTVRSFSMFGFSSIYVIFQDSVEFYWSRSRLLEKLSSLPPGTLPTGVTPMLGPDATALGQIFWYTLEGRDKDGNPAGGWDPAELRSIQDWYVRYALASAEGVSEAASVGGYVKEYQVDVDPDALRAAGVSLEAVLGAVRMSNLDVGARTIERNGAEYVIRGIGFLKGVKDLENSVVTARDNKPIRLRDVAHVHEGPALRRGALDKGGSEAVGGVAVVRYGANPLTTIKNVKEKIAEITPGLPSKVLPDGRVSKVTIVPFYDRTGLIHETLGTLNSALVEETLVAVIVVVVSVMHLASSLVISSLLPLAILMTFIAMKLTGVDANIVALSGIAIAIGVMVDVGIIVCENILKHFDEAPPGADKLDLVARAAAEVGGAVLTAVSMTIISFLPVFSMQGAEGKLFKPLAFTKTYALLASIVVAVTVLPVLAHVLFRHARPAGKRPLARRLAWPAVFAAVGLAALVVVKWWVGLLFFYLAARLVLEDRLPRLGKVLRILDNAIVVLAVTTVLAEHWLPLGPEKGTFLNVLFTAGVILGIMLCFQAFQHVYPLLLAVFLHHKRTFLLLPAAVVILGAVTWMGFPTVFGWLPEPLRLSGPGAALARIFPGLGKEFMPPLDEGAFLYMPTTMPHAALSEVETMLAMQDKSILALPEVEMAVGKLGRAETPLDPAPISMIETVINYKPEYLEDASGNRLQFKFDPDRVDYFRSVEGRPQSGPDGLPYLVHGTFVRDAAGKLIPEEGGRPFRLWRPALDPQLNPNRKAWPGVKTPNDIWEAIVAAARVPGMTSAPKLQPIAARLVMLQSGMRAPMGIKIHGPNLEAIEGVGLQIERLLKQVPSVAADAVIADRIVGKPYLEIVIDRDAISRYGIMIGQVQDVIQTAIGGMPLTSTVEGRERYPVRVRYMRELRDDFPDLKKILVSAPGGQEIPLEQLASIRYVRGPQVIKSEDTFLTGYVLFDKKPGFAEVDVVEQAKAYLDHMRQTGELNLPSGVSYVFAGNYENQIRAQKRLSIVLPLSLAVIFLILYFQFRSTRTALFVFSGILVAWSGGFLMIWFYGQDWFLNFHVFGTSMRELFQVRPINLSVAIWVGFLALFGIAADDGVLMATYLDQSLTGHRHESVAEVRLAVLEGAKRRIRPALMTAATTILALLPILTSRGRGADIMVPMAIPSFGGMTIAILSVFIVPILYCWVEERNLKKRSPPRAETNGADEED
- a CDS encoding efflux RND transporter periplasmic adaptor subunit; its protein translation is MSVDADRKPKFRTLAIALGVVFLVAFALGYLLRGSGRSPTTPPTPTDAVPATTPAAGHDHGEGTGQKAVEWTCVMHPWIRLPKPGKCPICGMDLVPAHKSETGSGVAASLRQVTLSPSALALAQVETVPVRRLGVDVDTRLFGKVAYDESTMATITAWVPGRLDKLYVDQTGVTVAKGQKMAEIYSPELLAAQSELVEAGKASARFGSSDNAAIREAAAATERAAREKLRLLGLSPAQIAAAVSRGAPMDHVLLTAPVGGVVVRKDVVEGAYVATGARLFSIADLRTVWVELDAYEKDLPWVHVGDVARFEAEALPGRVFTGKVVFIDPFLNNTTRTVRVRLEVPNPDGALKPGMLVHGLQQTPAARGQQPLVIPESAPLVTGKRAVVYVADPGKEGVFTGREVVLGPRAGAYYVVQNGLPEGERVVTRGSFMIDSAAQIEAKPSMMNPEGGAAGGMQPAQGEAKAAATVVPAFLEQLAPVGAAYDALGKATASGDLAKAKEAFGDFKQAVLEVDPRSLTGPAAGMWSELSMLLGNDAVVGGESVSLDEVKRRLAELAADWKRTMDMFPLPMTHGATKASGTTQENVSSTGTPPPPLPAAAPQAPKAVIEAPPAFRKAFDTVMAAYTKLQLALARNDLVKSRAAVQELGKAVPAVPMEALSGDAHKAWMADKTDIDAGLAEMAKAKDLEGVRKGFKPFSKGLTQALAHLGAAKGPYFEIYCPMAFDGQGATWISPDKTVKNPYLGPEMGDCGEVKGQIAPGK